A window of Zalophus californianus isolate mZalCal1 chromosome 12, mZalCal1.pri.v2, whole genome shotgun sequence genomic DNA:
AAATCTTGAAGTCCTTACCTGGACAAATCGGAACTCTCTCCAGTTGACCATGTTGCTAACTGATGGCAAGGAAGTGATTCCCAAGAGTACAAACAGGAAAAACCCAAGGATTCCCAAAGCTATGTACGAATCATTAAGCCAGGCAGTAGAGGTGCTAAATGGATCTTCCGTCTTGGCTGTTGCCtaagaaaaattataagcaatttttaaatattatatttttttacaaaCTGCCCAAACTTGTAAGGGGACTGAAAAATACCTCTGCATGGTATATTTGCTCAAGATAAATTGTATGTATTTCCTAATAATCACTTGAAAATAACTGTCGAGAAAAATACACTTGGAAATGATATTTCTCGGTAGAAAAAGTAATTGGTTCTGCTGGGACTTTATTATAATAGTTGACTCCAAGAGTTGTGTAGAAAGTTTTAATTGACCCTATAAATTCTAAAACAAAGTAAACCTTTACTTAAACCTTCTTTACCATATGGCTTCTTGTTCCCCAAGCAAAACTTGATGTTCTCAAATGATTGTATCAAgattctgtttttctgctttatatgcttattcacacacacaaagtttgggttctttcatgtttatttttgctgtaaTATAGCATCAAATCTGTCACACCACAGATTGAGAAAAATCAGGCCCTTCAAATGGGACTCTTACCTAAGAACTTCCCATGTGTTTTTTAGGGAAATAATGTCGAGAAATCCACAGAAGTACCATCAATGAGTTAATCGTCTCATAAACTTTGAGAAGGCAGTAAGATTGATCAAAACCAATTATATCCAAACTAGAACGGATGGATAGCACTTCCTCTGGGACTGCTTTAAGACTCTCTGAGCTAATTCTCTCTGAATTTTTGACTATGCAGAAAATAGTATTTGACATTTGCTCAGAATTGTTTAGTTTTCTAGTTCTCGAGGGCAGCTCTCTGCAAGTCAAACATTAATGAAGTTATAAGCATCCTTCTATGAATTTGTTTACCTTCCTGTGACACAGGTTTGAACAGCCCCCTTACTTAGAAGATGGTTGGTTTTGACTTCCAAAAGGAAGTAGCATGCATAAAAATAGAAGCTTGAAAGCACATTGGTTTACATTTATTGACTGCACCCCCTCCCCAAGAAATTCAAATAAGTGTTATTAGGTTTCCTGAGCCCCCAGATCTGTCAGTTTGCCAGTATCCCAGTGAGTCCTGGGAATACACATCTGGATGCAAGTGAGCCCAGGAATCTAACTTTCATTCTCAATAGTTGTATGAGGTCTcaactgaattcatttaaaacaaacaaacaaacaaacaaacaagcaataaaaaaccaaaccaaaccaagcaaacaaacaagcaataaaaaaccaaaccaaaccaaacaaacaacaacaaaagagaaaacaaccaaAACCTGACAGGAGCTctagtacttaaaaaataaagatgcttcGGAGAGTGATTTTCTATAATTGTgaaatggaatatgatgcagcaagatttctttttgatttaagGCATTGGAGAATATAAATGAGTAGAGATTTACCTGGGTAATGGTtctgtttttcagtgtccatcgtACATAATAACGAATAGGAATCACAAGTGTGTAGAGGACATGAAGGAAGGCAAATCCCAGTGCTGCTAAGCCAAGCTGCTTTCTGCAAAGCAACCAGTGGTCAAGCCAGTCTGGGAATCGGCGGTATTTTGTACCTCGGTACAGTTGCAGAATTGCAGCAGTAACACCAGGGAGGTAAACCAAGGCAAGCAATGTAAGTGCTGCTATTGGAAAGATACGATTTGGAATGGAAATAGCCAAGCGAAATGTGCCATCTTTCTTGCCATTAACATAAGGGTAGATTATGTCTCTTATAACacagtagaaaaagaagaagacacacAGAATAGCAGACAAATAGAAGGGGAACTTCCACATTGGAAATAGTTGCAGGGGgtagttttcaatttctttggctGCCATGAGAGATCCTTGATCCAGTGGAATAAGTCCAAGAGTACGAACAATATCCATCACTCTTTGCTTGGCTTTGCTATCATTTCCGCAGACAAACACCTGGGTTGAGAATAATCAGTtaataaacaattaaataatacttattctttctttaatcaTTACTTTGAAAATCTATGTAAGCACCGTGCAGAACAAGGACATGCTTTTCAAACAAGGATGTAGAAGCAACATGTTTTAAACTTGCACACGTGTGCTGGATGGTTAAGTACCAGGGTTGAAGTTGAAAGTGGTTTTAAGCATATCAGACTGATAAAATAGGACTTGGTTCTCCACAGGGTGAatggtttgatttttcttctgcatTCATGGGTGCTACATCACTTATGGATtacttttaatttcaatgaataaatggaacCAGTTTCATACAATGTAATGGGAATGGAAAGGATATCCATCAACAATCTGTGTTATTTTTTAGTACTTACATGAGGCCTCTGGAGCCTGACACCATTGTGTTCCATCAAACTAAAAGCTTAGGGTGTCAACATGGGAAATAACTCACAACAATCGACTACTTGGTTAAACCCAAGAAAATTATCCATGGCACGTATTAGCAATCAGAAATGTTTAGtgggtattttattttggaattctATTTTGGCATCTTCGAGGTAAGTGCACATTAAaacattcactttttttaaaagattttatttatttatttgagagagagagatagcaagagagaacaagagtggggaggagagagagaagcaggctccccactgagcagggagcccgatgtggggctcgatcccaggaccctgggatcatgacctgagccaaaggcagacatctaactgactgagccacccaggcaccccaaaacattCACTTCTTAAAGACTGAGtataaattaatcatttaatCTTACCTGCCGATTTGCATCCAGTGCTCCGGACTGGAGAGCCCAGGCTGAGATGGTGTTAAATGCTTTTACTACGTGGGCTCCTGGCACTAACTGAACAAGGTACTCTGCATTAGATTCTGGATACTGATTGATTTTGAGGTTGTTGCTGATGTCAAccaatatttttcctttgagcaCCTCAGTTAGTTCCTTGAGAAACTCATAATGCTCTCTGTGGACTGCTATGATTATGATGTCTGATTTCTGGGCTGCTTCTGAATAGCTCAAGACCTCTGCACCGTTGGGCAGCAAACTGGACTTCTGCGGGTTTCTACTTCCGAAAACAATAGAATAATCACACTGGAGCATTTTAAGTGCCAGTGATCTTCCAAAATCTCCAGTTCCAAAAATACATACAGTCTCTTGCTTTTCTGAAGAATTCGTAGTAGAAGGAAATGCATCTGTAGAAGTTTTTTCCATGACTGAAAGATAACAACAGAAATAGCCAACAAAATATGAATGCTCCACAGGGAAAAATTATTGTCGTATATGTTCTCATGTGTCTGATTGAACAAAATCACTGGTCAAAGACTTCTTCTGTTGGATAAAGAGATGCAGTGAAAAACCAGGACACTTATTGGTGGATGCTTTAAACTACGGATATGTGTGCAATGATACTGCCTTTGTCCAACATTTAACAGTTCCAAGTGTTCTCAGAGCAAAATCTAGCAAAGAATGCACTAGTAAGGAAACTGTAGAGCCATTTACTTATGTTTCATGATCCAAAAAGCCTAAGTAAAAcattagcaaacagaatccagcaGCTTGTTAAGAGAAAATGGGGATTTTGGTCAAATGGGGATTATTCTAGGAATGTAAAAATGAGTTCTGTAAATTCAATATTAGAAAATCTATTAATATAGCTTACCATATTAGAAGATTTAAGGAGAATAATACAGTCATATTTATGTATGCTAAATGGGCATATAttaaaatttgacatttatttttgactcagtaaaaaaaaggaacagatagGTATTTCCTTAACATACAAAGTATCTCTCTCAACCTAAAATCTAGTATTTAACTTAAAagaaacttacaaaaaaaatgaCTAGAGACACTCCCAATAAAGTGATAAGCCAGACAGATCATAAGCCAGACGAACATATCTGCTTTGATCAATTTAGTTATTATTGTTTGGAAATTCTAGCTCACACAACTAGaccacagaaaaaaatttgaggTATAGAAATTCAAAAGGGGTTGTGGATGATGAAACTGTAGTCTTAGAAAACTTGAGAAAGTCAACTGAAGAAGTACCAtacatataaaatcaatccaaCATCTTATTTAGGAACCCAACTAATATCAATAttcttcatatattaaaaaaattagtttgaagATTTGATAGAAGGGGCCCTACTTAAAGCTGCAACAATATAgggaaaatacttaggaataaatgtaacaagATAACAAGAGAGGTACAAGAGctatatgaagaaaaatgtaaaattcccTTAAGACCCAGAGAAGATTAATGTAAATGGAAAGGTACAGCATGTTCCTGGATGGGCAGGCTCAGCTTTATGCAGATGTCAGTTTTCCCTAATTTAATCTctaaattctgaaaaacaaagtaaggAATAGGGGGctagttttattaaatatttaaatattataaagctaaaataatgaaataatatagcAGTGTCACAGGAATAGAAAATGTTCAGTGAAATAgagtaaaaaatacagaaattgacCTAAGCACATATGATAAAGATGTCATCTCAAGTCAGTGAGAAGAAGATGGATTATTCAGGAGCAAATATTGGGACAACTAAATAGCCAATTGGAAGAAGAAGTTGAATCTATATGTCATACTCCCCTCcaaggtaaatttaaaatatattaaagatttaaattatgtatgtatgtatctatctatttTAAGTAGAACTATAATAAAACTAGAAGGAACCATGGAGAATTCTTTTATAACTTTAGAGGGAAAAGGCCCTTTTCCTATACCACAAATCCCTGAAACCATTAAAGAATaaagggataaataaaaatacaaagtatatcTCTCAACCTAAAATCTAGTATctaacttaaaagtaaaaattatcatatatattacataaaactgtgattaaataaagataaataatacttGCAAAGCAGAAACCACTGTAAGCAAAGTCAGAAGATCATCAACAaacagcaaaaaatatttttaactcctacaaattaaaaaaaaaattgcccaatTGAAAATTGGACAAAGGATATAAGTTGACTTTCATCCTAAGGTGatataacatagtaaaaaaaaaaaatcttaatcttacccaaaataaaagaaatgcaagttaaaactaAACTGAAATACTGTTATAAAGCATGtgagttactttttaaaagcttctgaaatgtaaattaaaaacaaaccaaataaaagTTCTCAAAGTTCCTATGgtccaataaaataatttaggttATTctgaagaatattatttttcctttcagtaatgaacttttctcaaaaaattatttattttaaataacatttgttatttaCTGTAAATTTTCAGTtaaccttttcctttctttcttttcttttcttggtcttttttGTTCAGTAACATATGCCCCGTGCTAATAAGAGCGTGGACTATGATGGACTAGGCACTTCTTGACAAAATTTGTTGAGTGATACTAGAAAGATGGAACGTAGGTGTTGGAAGGAGCTGTTtgctctgtgtgccaggcacagtgtgGGGCACATAATGAAGAGGAAGTTGAGTGATTAAAGTGTAACCACTGGGAAGAAtaagggagcaggagagaagtcGAGAAGATGTTGTAAAGACAGTACTTCTTTCACCCAAATGGGTTTAAAGTAACCCTCAGTGAATTTGCTGTGGAATTTTAAACCAGATGTAGTCATACTTCAGTTCTTCCATGGTGGATTTCATGCTGATTGTAGAGCATAGGAAGCTTGCCCTTTTTAATGGGATGTCAGAAATTTGCCCTTTCCATTGTAGCCTACAGAAAATACCTATATTCTTACCTGAGTTTATCCAAAAGTGTGTACCTGTGTCACAAGCAGACCATTTAGAGCTTTGTAGGTCATCAGAAGTATGGAAGAAACGGACAGGAAATATAAGACTTCCCTGTACTTCCACAGAAACTCTTGGAATAATTGAATTAATCACCACAactgaatcatttttaaaactagcTGGTGACTAATATCCTGAACTGAGTCAGAGAAGGGCGTAATACAGGGCCTCTCATATGGAAACATAGCTGGGCCTTAGGGAAATTTTTTGTAGCATCTGCAAATGCAAACAAGTTTAGCAATTTATATTATATTGGTTAGTTGCTAATCAGTAAACACCTACTTGTTAGAACTCAAACTCTCAAACTGGTGAATAATGCCTTGATTATTGTGAATGTGTTCAAAGAATGTTAGTTGGCTGACTATCTCCACACTTTTTATCCAGTGTTTTTCCCtcatatattgtttttctctctcttacatTCAGATGAGCATTTGCAAGCAAAATACAGATTTGATAAAGTTACCAGTGTTCTGTAATGAGATGGATGATATCTTTATCGACATATTTTCACTTGGATCATCTTAATCATTGCAAAGAGAGAGTGATTCTGGAGTCTGTTTTGACGATTTGGCCACTGCCTTAATTTATTCTAACCtgtcataaacttttttttttttaaatggagatatTCACTAAACAACACTATTTTTTTGTTGCAACTCTTACTAGCACTATCAGCTTGGGTAAGTTACACAAACTCTTGGTGTCTTAGTTTCATCATCTTTCAAATGAGAGATTGATAGTACCTACTTTTGAgacattgtgaggattaaatgaattaatgtatttttttttcttagggagggagggaaagagagagagagagagagagagagagagatggtgtggcacggggcaggagtggggaggagagaatcccaagcaagctccacatccagcatggagccccatgaggggctcgatctcacaatcctgagatcatgacctgagccaaaatcaagagtcagatgcttaaccgccttagccacccaggtgccccacgaatTAATGTATCTTAAAACAGTTCTTGagacatagtaagtactcagtaaattgGCTGTCATTAATAGATTATTCAAATAATCtagtaattttctaattttccaatCTATTGATTACCTAATTAACCTTTATATAAATTCCATAAATTAGGGATTAATTATGTTTCTATAACTGATTattggaaatatataaaatttatctgAAATAGCATTCAATAATTCTTAAGAAGTTTCTGCTTTTCCCacttatttcttataaataaaaccCTATATGAAAATGGCTTTAAAACATATGAGTTTATCAAAACACAGATGTATAAACAGCTCAAGTGtgattttctctcatttataatTCTTACTCATTTTAACATTTCCCTCTTAAAATGCAGCTTGGCAATCCAGTGTAACACACTTGGGCTGTTATAGCAaccattgaaattattttcactttcttaaacTCTCAGAGACATCACTGGACAAATTGTAGGTACAAAGACAGTAAGGAGATATTAAAATATCACTGATTGACTTAGAAAGAAATATAGTCATTCCATTGGGCAGTTATTTACTCCTTATCAAGTTATGGAAGTTCTAAGGTTGATAATGGTGTTTGCCATATCTTGAGCTCCTCTTCAAATCCTCCTGGTTCTATTTCCAGTTACCAGGTAGTAATGGAGCTCTGCTGAACTTCCACTGCCTAACAGAGGCTCATTTTGGGGACTCGCATCTTCTATCTCTTGATTCTTGTCCTGAGACTTCTCTCATACCTGTACCTGCTTAGCATTCAGACATGTATGACCCATACGGCCACCATAGACCAATGGGGGACAGGACTCCATGAATAAGTGCTTACCCTTTCATCTCCTGGCACTCAGTTGTGACATGTTTTATGAGGCTCCTCAGAAAGCCCCAGTGGAATAGAGCACCATTCCTCTGTAGGGGTGGCCAACTTAATGTTCTTTCCTGCGATCTTTCTCACGATCCTGGTTTATGTCCTGTGCCCCTCACTCTTGCTCTTTGGAATCACTTCCTTGGTAAACTATCTGCATGCAAACCTTTGTCACCGGCTCTGCTTGCAAATCAACCCAGGATAATacaacattttgattattttttttcctagaaaaagaaaaatgatcagacCTCAGGTTCCTAACTGGGATGATGAAataacatgtaaaaaataaaaagttagaaaaaaaaagttagtaatTCTTTGGAAGAATTTCATTCTGAACTCTTGGAAAAATTCTGATAATAGGAGTTCATAAAAATGAGATGTATGCATAATCTAAACCACAAGGGATATCAAGTTGAGGGTTCGTTTTACAGTAAGTACTATATAAAAAAGGAAGTTACGCCTATTTCAGACTATTTGTAATTCAAAATAGCTCCCATGTGTAAACATGGATTTTGGAAGTAGTAAGATTTCTTAGGCAATGACTTAAAAGTTTCCTAATCCTATTTTACTCTTAGATGTaggaggaaggaataaagaaaataagaaaggtgGTACACGGGAAGCAGAGTTATAGGGAAAGGGGTGTTCAGAGAGTTGAAACATAACACggtgatttctttttcctgctgctCTTCATAGACTTCAGTTCTGTAACAGGAAACACAGCAAGAATACCCCTGGATCGGAAAATCTCCAGGACCGATTTTGCATCTCCCAGAGAGGCTCCTCCAGAGGAGGGCCAAGATAGGTTAAAGTGATTGCACCGGGTGTTCATATAGATTAAGAGATTGGTAACCAACAGCACAGTTGCAAAGATGGCGAAGATGACTTCGAAGTGCCACAGTAGCAGCTGCTAGAGAAGCATGTGTGCGTGCTCACGTGCTtgagcgtgtgtgcgtgcgtgcccgtgtgtgtgtgtgtgtgtgtgtgtgtgtgtgtgtgtgtgtgtgtggcataagaGGGGGCATCAGGTGTGGGTCATGTAGATCCCACCCTCTTGGTGTGCAGatcccaccccaggcctggggaACCTGAGGCGGCAGTCTTCTGGGATATTCCAATGAAGCCTCCCGTGAGGATGTTAGCGGTGGTTTGGCTTTTGGGGTTTACTTCTGTCACCTCCCAGAGGTCAGAAATTAGAGAAGTCCCGGCCACTCCCAGCTTAAGAGATTTCTAACATATTAAAAACATGGAAATGTCCAAACAAGATAAGAAAAATTGCGTATTTTAAACGTTTGTACTTAACAAGTCAGTGCTACtaacaaaagactcattttatttgaaataattatagattcacaggaagtcGTAAAGATAGTACAAGAGATTCCTGTGCATCCTTCATTTGCTCTAATGGTTACATTGTACACAGCTATAGAGCGATGTCAAAACTGGGAAATTGACATTGGTGTAATGTGTGCAGATAGTTGTATGTCATTTTATCCCAGGTAGGTTCGTGGATCCACTGGGGCAATCAGGATACAGAACTATTCTGGCACCACCCCTTGATTGTCATATTTAcccccctctctgctctcctaACCCCTGCAAACTATCTCTaaatctataattttgtcatttggggaatattttataaatgaaatcacacaaaaTGTGACCTTTAAACAaaaatggctttttttcacttcacataatgtcCTTGAGAGCCATCCAAGTTGGTACGCATATCAgttggttcctttttattgtcgAATAGTGGTCCACTGTATGGATTTCTTCATTTGCTTATATGTTATCTATATGCCTTGTTTGGTGAAGAGTCATCGTGTCTTATGCCATTTTCtagttggatttttgttttttcactgttgaatttttatatattctagatatgagttctttgtcagatacatGGTCTTCATATATTTCCTCCAGCTCTGTAGCTTGTATTTTCATCATCCTAACGTGGTTATTGACAGAGCATAAGTGTTtaattttggttaaatttaatatattgcttttttcttttatggattgtgcttttcaTTTCATATCTAGGAATTCTTCACCTAGCCTTTGGTcctgaatattttcttctcaaagcttgatagttttatattttacatttaaatccattatccattttgagttaatttttgtataaagtcTGAGGTTTAAgccaagttcatttttttttgcctgtgaatATATCTAATTACTTCCCTATCAGTTGTTTAAAAGACCATCCTTCtttcattgaattgcttttgtacctttgtcaaaaatcagttgcttgCACATGTGTGgctctatttctgggctctctattctgttccattgatcagtgTATCTACCTTCTGCCAATTCTACCCAGTTTTGATGACTTAAAATTAGGTAGACTGATTCTTCCcactttagtattttttttaattttcagaattattttagatattctagttcctttgcctttcaatGTAAGTTTTAGGATAATCTTGTCCATAGCTATAAacaattgtatattttaaatgcttatacTTAACAAATCAATGATTTTTGGCATATTCCAAAAATAACAAGCAACCTATTTGGTTTGTTTAGGAGATAATCACAGTCTGTATTACGATACTAATTCATGTTAAAGCATAATAGCAGTGTACATTTATCTGATAAAGAGATACAAATCTAAAGTTGTATAATGGACTTTTCATCCTAAGCAGTATATTTCTGTATATGCATAGCCCTCATTTGGAGAatgcatcaaaataaaattttaaagtctctTGTGCATCAGCAACCAGAGGCAAATTGACCTTTCTCCCCTCTCTTTGCCCTGGAAAAGATCCTATTCTTCATTGCTCTTAGTAAGAAGAACAGGAATCAACAACCCAACTATGCCACTTCTAAAAGGTGGGcactttcttgtctttcttttggaaatagGCCATTTGTTTCCCCTAAGGTTTTCACAGATTGAagaggaaaatatgtaaatacttaCGAATATAAGACCATTTgtaaaaatgggaagaggaaagaaaatcttcccctctctctcaggTGCAGATAGACCTGAGAGGAAAAATTAACCTTCATGAAccctcttttatcttttattttgagaaatttatagaaaatacaaattaaggtaaattcttttatataaaagTTCAATCTTAGTTATACacagtattatttgttttttagcttacccaattttacatatttatacaaactaaaaatgcaaaaaaacctTTCTCTAAAAAGTTTGGAGGTAATCATGGAAAGAACTATAAAGACAAAACTATCATCACAACACAATTTTGGGTAATTGAAATAGTGTTTTGGGAACCATAAAGAACTATAAGTACAAAGAAAGACCCATTTATAGAATTTGGCTTGGATGGGAATGCAGGGAGAAGAGCCATGAGGTGGTACAGACAGACGGACAGATGTCTCCCTGCCACTCTCCAGACTTTTGTATGACGATCAAAGCAACTTCTTAGAACCACTAAggtttataaaatgcaaataccaCCACAAAGGGTTACACTagaaaccagtggttctcaaccatggCGCACATGAGAATCACATAGagaacttttataaaatatggaTGACCAAACTCTTGGAGAGTCTCCATCAACTGGTCTAGGATAGAGCctgggcatttttttcccccaaaaaactcCCTCAGATGATTCTACTGTTGAGCCAAGATTCTGAACCATTGCCTGTTAGCTTTCAGTTAATGGCCTGCTATAGTGGTTCTCTTCCCTGGTCACACATTAAAATCAGCTAGGTAGATATTAAATGCTAGGGCACCCTCTGAGATTCTGAATCAGTTGGCCTGAGGTAGAGCCCAggcatctgtattttaaaaaacagagaaaacaaacatacaaactaacaacaaaaaccccatcCCAAACAAGCAATCAATTCTAAGGAGCACCCAGGACTGAGAACcactacaaatgaaaaaaataagcctATCTTttttggagatggatggtggggaaGGAAAATGCAGAAAGCAGGGTGTTGATGAGGTTGTGAGGAGTTGCAGGAACATTTCACCTGCTTTACAACAACTTTTTCCACGGAATAGTCATTGGCTGAGTCTGAGAGGCGAGAATTCCTATTTTTATGAAAACCAGAGGTAAGAATGAGTGTGCAGGCCCCACAAAGAAGAGAATCaagggagccagactcagggcttggTATCAGAGTCAGGTAGGCTTTGCTCTGTAACCGTCTCAAGGAAACCTTGA
This region includes:
- the STEAP4 gene encoding metalloreductase STEAP4 isoform X1; translation: MLVMEKTSTDAFPSTTNSSEKQETVCIFGTGDFGRSLALKMLQCDYSIVFGSRNPQKSSLLPNGAEVLSYSEAAQKSDIIIIAVHREHYEFLKELTEVLKGKILVDISNNLKINQYPESNAEYLVQLVPGAHVVKAFNTISAWALQSGALDANRQVFVCGNDSKAKQRVMDIVRTLGLIPLDQGSLMAAKEIENYPLQLFPMWKFPFYLSAILCVFFFFYCVIRDIIYPYVNGKKDGTFRLAISIPNRIFPIAALTLLALVYLPGVTAAILQLYRGTKYRRFPDWLDHWLLCRKQLGLAALGFAFLHVLYTLVIPIRYYVRWTLKNRTITQATAKTEDPFSTSTAWLNDSYIALGILGFFLFVLLGITSLPSVSNMVNWREFRFVQSKLGYLTLILCTAHTMVYGGKRFLSPSSLRWYLPSAYVIALIIPCTVLVIKCILMLPCIDKTLTRIRQGWERNSKPTSNGQHLKQSSIYLDSPL
- the STEAP4 gene encoding metalloreductase STEAP4 isoform X2, translating into MEKTSTDAFPSTTNSSEKQETVCIFGTGDFGRSLALKMLQCDYSIVFGSRNPQKSSLLPNGAEVLSYSEAAQKSDIIIIAVHREHYEFLKELTEVLKGKILVDISNNLKINQYPESNAEYLVQLVPGAHVVKAFNTISAWALQSGALDANRQVFVCGNDSKAKQRVMDIVRTLGLIPLDQGSLMAAKEIENYPLQLFPMWKFPFYLSAILCVFFFFYCVIRDIIYPYVNGKKDGTFRLAISIPNRIFPIAALTLLALVYLPGVTAAILQLYRGTKYRRFPDWLDHWLLCRKQLGLAALGFAFLHVLYTLVIPIRYYVRWTLKNRTITQATAKTEDPFSTSTAWLNDSYIALGILGFFLFVLLGITSLPSVSNMVNWREFRFVQSKLGYLTLILCTAHTMVYGGKRFLSPSSLRWYLPSAYVIALIIPCTVLVIKCILMLPCIDKTLTRIRQGWERNSKPTSNGQHLKQSSIYLDSPL